One Scleropages formosus chromosome 8, fSclFor1.1, whole genome shotgun sequence DNA window includes the following coding sequences:
- the fuom gene encoding fucose mutarotase, with amino-acid sequence MVVLRGIPSAISPELLYALARMGHGDELVFADANFPSSSICKCGPAEIRADGLHIPELLEAVLKLFPLDTYVHSPAAVMDLVDSDKQRGLAVQVWETYSRILKEAGSDKPLEKVERFEFYERAKKAFAVVATGETSLYGNLIIKKGVIAAEDLC; translated from the exons ATGGTCGTCCTGAGAGGAATCCCTTCGGCCATCTCGCCAGAGCTGCTGTACGCGCTGGCGCGGATGGGCCACGGCGACGAACTCG TTTTTGCTGATGCCAACTTCCCTTCTTCTTCCATTTGCAAATGCGGTCCAGCTGAGATAAGAGCTGATG GTCTTCACATTCCTGAACTTTTAGAGGCTGTACTGAAGCTCTTCCCCTTGGACACTTATGTCCACAGTCCA GCAGCGGTCATGGACCTGGTGGACAGTGACAAGCAGAGAGGGCTGGCCGTGCAAGTGTGGGAGACCTACAGCAGGATTCTGAAGGAAGCGGGGTCTGAT AAACCTTTAGAAAAGGTTGAGAGGTTTGAATTTTATGAGCGAGCCAAGAAGGCCTTTGCTGTTGTGGCAACAGG AGAGACCTCTCTGTATGGGAACTTGATCATTAAGAAAGGCGTTATTGCTGCTGAAGACCTGTGCTGA
- the echs1 gene encoding enoyl-CoA hydratase, mitochondrial — MATFCRSLTLLGRPTSSLVYRLTAARQCSSGGPYEYILVDKKGENKNVGFIQLNRPKALNALCDGLMKEMGKALDDFEADSQVGAIVITGSDRAFAAGADIKEMQNRTFQECYGGNFLSHWNRVSTVKKPVIAAVNGYALGGGCELAMMCDIIYAGEKAQFGQPEILLGTIPGAGGTQRLTRAVGKSLAMEMVLTGDRISAQEAKQSGLVSKVFPIDQLVPEAVKCGEKIAAHSKIISAMAKEAVNAAFELTLAEGNRLEKRLFHATFATEDRKEGMTAFVEKRKANFQDQ; from the exons ATGGCAACGTTTTGCAGGTCTTTAACTCTTTTGGGGAGGCCGACAAGCTCGCTGGTCTACAGGTTGACAGCTGCGCGCCAGTGTAGCTCAG GTGGTCCGTACGAGTACATCCTGGTGGataaaaagggagaaaataaaaatgtgggtTTCATTCAACTGAATCGGCCAAAGGCCTTGAACGCCCTCTGTGATGGTCTGATGAAGGAGATGGGTAAGGCTCTGGATGATTTTGAAGCTGACAGTCAGGTTGGAGCCATAGTCATCACAGGCAGTGACAGGGCATTTGCAG CTGGTGCAGATATTAAGGAGATGCAGAACAGGACCTTTCAGGAGTGCTATGGTGGAAACTTTCTTTCGCACTGGAACCGGGTTTCTACAGTGAAGAAGCCAGTCATCGCTGCTGTGAATGGCTATGCT CTGGGTGGAGGGTGCGAGTTGGCCATGATGTGTGACATCATTTATGCTGGGGAGAAGGCTCAATTTGGGCAGCCAGAAATCCTGCTGGGAACCATACCTG GTGCTGGTGGAACTCAAAGGCTCACCAGGGCTGTAGGGAAATCCCTTGCCATGGAGATGGTCCTTACTGGAGACCGGATCTCAGCACAGGAGGCTAAACAGTCAG GTCTTGTAAGTAAAGTTTTTCCCATTGACCAGTTGGTACCAGAAGCAGTCAAATGTGGAGAGAAGATTGCTGCCCACTCTAAGATTATCTCCGCAATGGCAAAGGAAGCTGTCAATGCAG CATTTGAGTTGACACTAGCTGAGGGCAATCGACTGGAGAAGAGACTGTTCCATGCTACCTTTGCAACT gaggATAGAAAGGAAGGAATGACAGCCTTCGTAGAAAAGAGAAAGGCCAATTTCCAAGACCAGTAA